taagtcGGTGCTTATTCATTGAATCTGCTTATTCATTGAATCAAAGTGAGAGTGTGAGTACAGAGATTCTTTGTATGTGGTCACGTTAGCTTATCTCAAAAGGTGGACAAtatcattaatatattaatattcttatcaaCTAGAAGGCACCAGGAAATAGGTGATTCCCAAAAAAAAAAAGTaagctaattaattattattattttatttttttggcaaaaaactggAATAAAATAGATaacaatttttcaaaaaaaaaaagtgaaaaattGGAGAATACATCAGTGATCATACTGGAATAAAATAGCTAATTAATTATTTATCTCAAATTTTAAATGATTCGTTATTGTATGTTGCATTTGCGTATGTATGCATTACCCTACGATTCCCAATGATTCACTTCACTGTCTAATTCAGACATGGTTTTGCTGAAACAGATCTTAATCAACTGTTAGTATCTCCATAGTTCGCTCAGCATTATTCATATAGTTACTTTCAGGTTCCGAATTTGTAAGCTAGATCTTAAATCTACAAGAATGGCTTTAGGAAAATACTCTAAAGTTGATTGCAGAAAATCATCAACAAATTACTGTTCTTCAATGACATTGGTGGCATTTGTGGCCTTCTGCTTGGTAGGGGTGTGGATGTTGGCTTCGTCAGCCGTTGTTCCTCTTCAAAAAATATATCACACTTCTCAGAATAACGAAAATATCGTCTCCATTGTCCAGAATGAGAGCAAGGTGATCGATGATATCGGTAATGAAAACGTTAAGGACACAACAGTTACCGAAAACAGCAATTCTAAGAaggaaataaataacaataatgaggAAACAGTTGATGTTTCATCAAATGAATTATTATTTTCAAGGTATCAATGGAAACTGTGTAATTTAACTGCTGGGTCGGATTTCATTCCGTGCCTTGataatttggaagcaattaggagcCTGAAAACAACTATGCACTATGAACATAGAGAAAGGCATTGTCCTGTGGACCCGCCTATTTGCCTTGTTCCGTTGCCTCAAGGATACCAAAGCCCAATACAATGGCCTACTAGCAGAGAAAAGGTAAATGTACTAGTTCTTTCAAAGTTTGCTTGTTGATATTGTTGGTTGATGCTGTTGAATTCACTTATACTTTTGtttaagtatgtatatgtatattagaaGTCAAAAAATGGGTCGGTTAGTAGGTTAGGTGTTGAGTCAAAAGAGGAAATGTTTGGTGTGGGTCGGGTTGAACCGAAACGCTTTTATGTGTCAAATGTGATTACACATTTACACATGATCTAGGATGATTTATGCATTAAAATATACTCTTGGAAAATTTAGACATATTTCCTTTCTATTTTACCCATTAAACATGTCAGAGATAGGAACATACCTGGATTGAACTATAAATGAGtcaatgggtcgaaattgccaaATCTACTAGATCCAAGAAAATCTAGGAGTTTAGTTTTCGTGTGTATCTATACTCTTATTATATACATAGAAGTACGGTGCTCTTCAGTCTTCACCCTCTTCCAAAACATTAGAGACATCTAATTCAGATTCTGATGCATGTATTCAAATTAGTATGCAACAGAATATTTTGTAACAACAATGGGGATGTTGATTCCAAATACTGTTTTATATGACCAGAGAAATTTCTAAACTATTtggtaccatatatatatattatatatatatatatatatatatatatatatatatatatatatacagctgcATCAGAATGCTATTGCATTTTATGTAAATTAACGGCAGCATATGAAATAATTTAAACATGGCTGCATACATTTTGTTTATGCTTTCACCAAAGAGTCTTTGCCCTTTGGCCTAGTGTCATGCAAAATTGTAACATGGTCACATACATTTTGACTTAAAAAAATTGTTTATGCTTTTTTTTATGGTTGCAGATATGGTATCATAATGTTCCTCACACTAAGCTGGTACAAGTTAAGGCTCGCCAAAACTGGGTCAAAGTTAGTGGTGGGTATCTAACTTTCCCTGGTGGTGGAACACAGTTTAAGCATGGTGCCCTCCATTACATCGATTTTATACAACAGGTCATATTCCAAGCTTTATAAGACCCAAATAAATATTCATTTCTGGTAGAAATTTTGTGATATATAAAGAAAGATAAATGTGGACCCTTAGTGCAGATTGAGTCTAATATTAGTTGGGGACATCGTTCGCGTGTAGTATTAGATGTTGGATGTGGGGTTGCTAGCTTTGGAGGATTTCTGTTTGACAAAGATGTGCTGACGATGTCTGTTGCCCCAAAGGACGAACATGAAGCTCAGGTGCAATTCGCACTTGAAAGAGGAATACCTGCTGTATCTGGTGTGATGGGCACTCAGAGACTTCCTTTTCCTGCAAGAGTCTTTGATGTTGTCCATTGTGCACGTTGCAGAGTCCCATGGCACATTGAAGGTAATTTTCATCTTcataatatatgcatatatattattttgaaaataTGTCTGTCATGATATCCAagtgtgtatatataatatatgtataaactACTTTGTACTGTTCCAGAAATTTCAAAGATTTATATTTGTTTTTAAATCATTAGGTGGTAAACTTTTGTTGGAGCTGAATCGTCTCTTACACCAGGTGGCTTCTTTATATGGTCAGCTACCCCTCTCTATAAGAAAAACCCGGAAGACTCTCTGATCTGGGAAGGTATGTTCTACTTAATTAGCTAGTAAGTTGTCTGTACATAAATTTTGTTGTCTGACTCCTTACATGCGATCTCAATTTACAAACCAATGGCAGCAATGAAAAGCTTAACTAAATCAATGTGCTGGGAAGTCAAATCAATCAGTAAGGATAAGGTTAACAGGATAGCTGTTGCTGTCTATCAAAAGCCTACTACTAATGAATGTTATGAGACAAGATCACAAAATGAACCTTCACTCTGTAAACAATCCGATGATCCAAATGCTGCCTGGTATATATTGCCTTTAATCATGATTTTTATGATATATTAATGGTGCATATGCTCTTTCAAGCATACAAATGTAGTGGTAAATACCATAGTTGGCAAAATGAATGTGAAAGGTGGGCTGTAAAAACGGGTATCTTTGGTACATGAGAATTGCCATGTTGGGTTCAGTGGCGGAACGTGGAGATCTTGAATAGGAGGGCCGGTAAATCTAGTACATACAAAATAAGCATCTAGGAGGGACGGTAAAGGGTAAATATTTTAGGGAAGGCCCATTAAGTCTAAATTTTTTTTGGCCcataaaaaaatacaaattttacacTTGTGGGCTAAAAAGTAGGGATGGCCTTGGCACTCTTTGGCCTTCAAAGCCTTCCGCCTCTGGTTGGGTTGACCCAAAACAATACTCATTATATGAATTCTCATTATATTCTCTGTTAGTGACTTTGTAAATATGACTTGTCCAGGAAAGTACCTTTGAAAGCATGCATGCACAAGATACCTGTGACGTTATCAGAGCGTGGGTCCCAGTGGCCAGATCAGTGGCCGTCAAGAGTGGAAAAACTGCCCTACTGGTTGTCAGATTCGCAATTCGGGGTTTACGGGAAAGCAGAATCCGAGGATTTCACTGTAGACTATCAACACTGGAAACATGTTGTTAGCAAGTCATATATGATCAGCTTAGGAATAAAGTGGTCAAGAGTTAGAAATGTGATGGACATGCAAGCTGTTTATGGAGGGTAAGCAAAACATTCCATTTTTATGCCAATATACCGGGTAAGCAAAACATTCCATTTTTATGCCAATATACCAAATCTTGTGGGGAACTATGATTATGTGTTGTGTGTTTCCAGGGCTTATGTTACAAGAAACTGATAATTGAAGTATTCTATCCCTTCATAAGCTTTTGTTGGTCAAGTAAATTGCAGATTTGCAGTTGCTTTAAAGGATATGAGTGTGTGGGTGATGAATGTTGTATCGGTTGATTCTCGTGATACACTACCTATAATATACGAGCGTGGTCTATTTGGAATATATCATGACTGGTGCGAGTCATTTAGCAGTTACCCACGAACTTATGATCTTCTTCATGCAGACAATCTATTCTCGAAGATAAAAATAAAGTAAGCACCTACATTTTATTTATGCAATTATGAACTTATATCATTTAGTACTTTCACCCTTGAGATTTTGTTGTCAAATAAACTACTTTcactttaccaaaaaaaaaaaaaaaaaaaaaaattggtttcacatcaaatcAGAACATTATTGATATTCAGTTATGGTGATTTATTATCAAGTTTCACAATGGAAAAGTAGTACACTCCATCCCATATTTATTGTCCATTATTTCTTTATAggttgtcccaaattaattgtccacttccatataTAGATAAGGAAAAGTAGTAGTTTATGCATGTAAAACAAAAATATGGATAAAAAGTAAGCGTTATAATTGGAAACTTAGCAAAAAGTACATGTGACATTCATTTTTTTTAACTATGTGATTTTTGTCGGGAAACAATAAAATTGGGAGGTAGGGAGTAGTACATTTGACCTCAAAAGCGGTTGAACTCGGAATTACTCTGCGAGTACTCGGTTTTTGCAGCTCGGGGAGTACTCAGCAAGTACTCGGTCAAAACTTGGGATTACTCGAAAaatcagtcaaaattggtcaaaatcggtcaaagAAAACTTAGTCAACAtcgagtactccctaaaaagtcccgaCCAAGTACTCCGAGTAACAATTTTTGCAACCTTGCTCAAAACTCAAAGTACACATCTTGTTTGTGCAAGATTCATCAGATATAGTGTATTTGGTATTATAGATGTAACATGACGGCTTTAGTTGTGGAGGTAGATAGGCTATTGAGACCCGAAGGGACACTTATTATTCGTGACAATGCTGAGACCATAAATGCAGTGGAAAAGAATTTGAGGTCTATGCATTGGGAAGTCAAGTTCACCTACTCCAACGACGTAGGACTATTGTGGGCACAAAAGACCATGTGGCGTCCTAAAGAGTTTCAAACACTCACATATGCCATTGCTTAACCTTTTTCAGCCTTGTTGGATTGCAGGTAATACACATTTAGTTACTTCCTACATGTTTAGTTATAGTATAACTTACTAGTAGGGTGTATATGTTACACCATCTCTATTTTTTTATCCCATCAATTTTTGTAATAATAGGACCACAGGGAAATGAAAGATGTAATAGTAATATTTGGTTGTTGAAAGTTAActagtaattgtaatcgaacaaagctAGAAATCAGTTGAAACTAATAGAAATGGATATTACTTGTGTTTGTTCACTTGCTACTCGATAGTGTTGCTGCAACTTTTCTAACTGTTATTCCAATTACAATAGTTTTTCCAACAAAGTATATTCTAATGCTAATATAAGAGATAGTTGACTTTAAGGTGTGTTGTATCTAAAAAATAGTTAAATAGAAACCTCGGTAATTATGATTAAAAACCCATTTACTTATTCGAGAATCGATTGATAAACAAGAAGTTTATGCTACCCAACCTAATTTCATCCATACTACCATAACATGTTCCAACTAGATAGCCAACGCGTTTCTTGTAACCTCtatatataaaactatacaaaAATCAAGAAAATGATGACCCATTTGGTCTATCCAATCTAAATGTCATCTCAAAGTCTAAAAAACAGGGATCTTACAAAAGGGCAAAAAGCATACTACTAAAGTACTCCAGCATTCAAGAATTGTTGTGACatactaatgcatatttgtatatttttttttacctatGAGCTTTGTAATGTAAAGCAGGTGCCCTCCATGAAACTGCCTTCCAGATCATGTACACGGCATCACCCAGTCCTCACAGAATACTCTAACACAGACGCAAGCTGTAATGCAATGCAATCTTCTTCAGTGGTTCCCACACTTTGGTTCACTTCTCTCTCTTAAACCCGACGAGAAGATTCAAGAAGCAACCCCCTTTTCGCATTAATCTGATGCACAAACTAAATTTACAGAATTTTTGTAGCCATGAGAATCTTCAAACGAGAGATTGATTTAATTGTTGATATAACAAGATCCCAATGAATGACAATGGCATATAAAATGTGATTGGTACATTGGTCGATATGGGTCAAATAGGTCACCAATAATCTCTGCAAGAGCATAACCCGTCCTTAAAATGATGAAACCTATTCGCATCTCTCAAAATGATCTCCCTACTCATAACTTGAGATATCAACTTGAAAACAGAATGGCAATCCCCACAAACCCTAAGATTCTTCATTATCCTAATCGGCATCATTTCTGGTACTTTCAAAAGTCCATAACCTACAGCCAGTCTCTCACTATGATTACCCAAACTATGCATTTTCTCCTCGTCGTCCACATCATGCAGCACAAAACTTCCATCTGGCGAGTAACCCGCTTCTTTTAATAACCCCCCAACATGTTCCAACATCCCCATAATCGAAGATAACTCAGGATGGGACCCACTTTCCCCACTTCCAAACATATGCACTTCCTTCTCAATTACTATCCAGCTACAACCAAGTGATTTCTTTACATTCTGTGATCTCATTGTTTTCCTAAGGCCTGCAACTGCAGACCATTTACCTTTTGAAGCGTATATATTTGATAACAAGATATAAGGCCCCGAGTTTTTGGGCTCGAGCTGTACGAGTTTCTTAGCTGCCACCTCAGCCATCTCAAGATTCATGTGGGTCCTACAAGCACCCATTAATGAACCCCATATAATGGCATCGGCTTCCATAGGCATGTTACCAATCAAATCCATCGCTTCATCTAACCGACCACCTCGGCC
The window above is part of the Rutidosis leptorrhynchoides isolate AG116_Rl617_1_P2 chromosome 1, CSIRO_AGI_Rlap_v1, whole genome shotgun sequence genome. Proteins encoded here:
- the LOC139885602 gene encoding LOW QUALITY PROTEIN: probable methyltransferase PMT26 (The sequence of the model RefSeq protein was modified relative to this genomic sequence to represent the inferred CDS: inserted 1 base in 1 codon), with amino-acid sequence MALGKYSKVDCRKSSTNYCSSMTLVAFVAFCLVGVWMLASSAVVPLQKIYHTSQNNENIVSIVQNESKVIDDIGNENVKDTTVTENSNSKKEINNNNEETVDVSSNELLFSRYQWKLCNLTAGSDFIPCLDNLEAIRSLKTTMHYEHRERHCPVDPPICLVPLPQGYQSPIQWPTSREKIWYHNVPHTKLVQVKARQNWVKVSGGYLTFPGGGTQFKHGALHYIDFIQQIESNISWGHRSRVVLDVGCGVASFGGFLFDKDVLTMSVAPKDEHEAQVQFALERGIPAVSGVMGTQRLPFPARVFDVVHCARCRVPWHIEGGKLLLELNRLLXPGGFFIWSATPLYKKNPEDSLIWEAMKSLTKSMCWEVKSISKDKVNRIAVAVYQKPTTNECYETRSQNEPSLCKQSDDPNAAWKVPLKACMHKIPVTLSERGSQWPDQWPSRVEKLPYWLSDSQFGVYGKAESEDFTVDYQHWKHVVSKSYMISLGIKWSRVRNVMDMQAVYGGFAVALKDMSVWVMNVVSVDSRDTLPIIYERGLFGIYHDWCESFSSYPRTYDLLHADNLFSKIKIKCNMTALVVEVDRLLRPEGTLIIRDNAETINAVEKNLRSMHWEVKFTYSNDVGLLWAQKTMWRPKEFQTLTYAIA